The region TGCTCGTGGGAAGATTTCCAGACCTATCTTCGCGCTGACAAGAAAGGACAGTTGAAGCTGCGCATCTACGCCGTCCCGTGGTACACCAACTGGGAACGCCTTGTCGCCTTCATAGAAGAGAACGGAAGAGGGAATCAGTGGTTGAGGTGGGGCGGCATCAAAGCTATGATGGATGGCTCTCTAGGTTCAAGAACGGCGTGGATGTACGATCCGTACAGAGATGACCCTGCAACGAGCGGTCTTGTGGTGATGGCTGATACAGTCAAGTTCCGTGAAATTCTTCATGCGTCTGATAAAAGTGGACTTCAGCTCATGATTCACGCTATCGGCGACCGGGCCAACGACTGGATGCTGAACGAGTATGAGGCCATCTCACTGGAGAGCGGAGAAAGAGACCGCCGCTTGAGGATAGAGCATGCCCAGCACCTCACGCCTGAAGCCATCAATCGTTTTGCCGCCCTCGGGATCACCACCTCCATGCAGCCGTATCATGTCGTGGATGACGGATCGTGGGCCGCGAACAGGGTTGGCGAGCAGGTCTTGAAAGGAACTTATGCATTCCGGTCACTTATGGATAAAGATGTAAATATTGCTTTCGGCTCCGACTGGACGGTGGCGCCCCTTTCGCCGATCCTCGGCATTTATGCCGGCGTAACTCGGCAGACGCGCGACGGGATGAATCCGGAAGGGTGGTATCCTGAACAGAAGATTACAGTGGATGAATCACTCCGGGGCTACACTTCCGGGGCCGCTTACGCCGGATTCCAAGAAGATGTCTTGGGTACACTGGAACCGGGGAAACTGGCCGACTTTGTTGTTTTATCAGAAGACCTTACCGATATCGATCCAGTAAGTATCAAAGATGTGCAGGTAATACGGACGGTTGTGGGAGGGAAAGATCAGTACATAGCGCCATAACCTCGGAGGATTTATGACGGAAGAAAAAAAGTCGAACGGTGGCGGTTTCGCCAAAACGACGGATTTCAAATGGCTCGCCATTGGAATTGTAGTTTTTATGGTTCTCTCTTTGATTCCCACCCCTGCCTCCATGACAGCTCATGCAGAATCTGTATTCAAAGCTATGACCGTGGAGCAGCAATCTGACACTTCCGTTGAAAATATTGCTTCAAATATTAAGACTATTATCGCTCTTTTAGCCATGTGTACTGTCTTTTTTGCCACCGAAGCAATACCTATGCCCGCCGTGGCTTTATTGATCGGACTGGTCCAGCTCTTTTTTGGGATAACAGCACCAGCCAAAATTGTATCCACATATGCTCATGATGCCGTATGGTTTATCGCTGGATCGCTGGCCATCGGCGCCACTCTGGTGAAACACGGCTTGGACAAGCGGATCGGAATGCTCGTGGTTAAAATTTCGGGAACCAAGACGAGAAATATTGTTCTCGGTTTGATATTAGGCACCGCCATTCCATCTGCATTTATAAATGAGGCATCCATTGCTCCAATGTACGTTCCTATCGCTTTAGCCCTTTATACATTGACAAACAAGGTAACATCTGCACCAAGATTGGGAAAACTGTTAATGATCTCCATTGCCATCGGCTGTATGGTAGGTGCACCCATGAGTCCCACAGGAGGTGCCCGAAACGCCATCATGATCGGGTTTCTGTCAAATATCGGAGTGGAGGTAGATTTCTTCCAGTGGATGATCATGGGCG is a window of Candidatus Neomarinimicrobiota bacterium DNA encoding:
- a CDS encoding amidohydrolase; amino-acid sequence: MKSRMDCVMLRAVITGLLILSGCTNENADTIFINGNIWTGVEAGTRAEAIAVMGDRIKAVGSNQEISALKDPSSKIVDLADRFVVPGLMDSHTHFISGGFQLASINLRDVDSQDEFVHRIDRYVQSVPSGSWIEGGDWDHELWGGELPTRHWIDAVTGDRPLFVGRLDGHMSLANSKALELAGISAETPDPPGGIIVRDSFSGEPTGILKDEAQSLVTAVIPEPSDKEMDKALARAMEFAVSQGVTQVHDMCSWEDFQTYLRADKKGQLKLRIYAVPWYTNWERLVAFIEENGRGNQWLRWGGIKAMMDGSLGSRTAWMYDPYRDDPATSGLVVMADTVKFREILHASDKSGLQLMIHAIGDRANDWMLNEYEAISLESGERDRRLRIEHAQHLTPEAINRFAALGITTSMQPYHVVDDGSWAANRVGEQVLKGTYAFRSLMDKDVNIAFGSDWTVAPLSPILGIYAGVTRQTRDGMNPEGWYPEQKITVDESLRGYTSGAAYAGFQEDVLGTLEPGKLADFVVLSEDLTDIDPVSIKDVQVIRTVVGGKDQYIAP
- a CDS encoding DASS family sodium-coupled anion symporter, producing MTEEKKSNGGGFAKTTDFKWLAIGIVVFMVLSLIPTPASMTAHAESVFKAMTVEQQSDTSVENIASNIKTIIALLAMCTVFFATEAIPMPAVALLIGLVQLFFGITAPAKIVSTYAHDAVWFIAGSLAIGATLVKHGLDKRIGMLVVKISGTKTRNIVLGLILGTAIPSAFINEASIAPMYVPIALALYTLTNKVTSAPRLGKLLMISIAIGCMVGAPMSPTGGARNAIMIGFLSNIGVEVDFFQWMIMGVFYMVAMSAVMTFLLPLLFKPEVKDLSGAVATLKEDLEKHGKMTTKQWLVGGIMLLMIFMWITDKTVTNSILGFSLGLGGVAITGAVLYMLLGLTSWKDYETNVSWGVIILYAGAISLGVVFKDSGAAKWLADNLIGLVKPLGIENGIPLILMVVVIGALLTNLMSAGATVAVIGPVVLEMAQSSGTNPILVGVGLAIATSMAFWLVIGTPASSIVYASGQLDAKDFIRMA